Proteins co-encoded in one Burkholderiales bacterium genomic window:
- a CDS encoding DNA recombination protein RmuC produces the protein MSEILLGVVAVLILVVLVWMGVRFAALIQLNKNLSAEVAQLMEDKHRSMLKDLHEGLTRQGDRLDEKLAQTSERLRATVDERLEQISGKVSERLDEGFKKTNETFANVMARLATIDEAQKKIDGLTSNVVSLQELLGDKRSRGAFGEVQLEALVRNILPPSAYAMQHTLSNGSRVDCILRLPEPTGPVAVDSKFPLENYHRMFAAGVNEIERAQAQRQFKADVKKHVDDISNKYIVPNETSDGAVMFVPAEAVFAEIHGYHADIVDYAMQKRVWIVSPTTLMAVLNTARAVLRDVEMRKHMNVIKEALIKLSIDFERFDQRMKNLAIHIRQAHEDAQEVHTSSRKISDRFRRIEGVDLEQNEPAELLDVKRSGGESG, from the coding sequence ATGAGCGAAATTCTGCTCGGCGTGGTTGCGGTATTGATCTTGGTTGTCCTCGTCTGGATGGGTGTCCGTTTCGCCGCTTTGATTCAGCTCAATAAAAACCTGTCGGCCGAAGTGGCGCAGTTGATGGAAGACAAGCACCGCTCCATGCTCAAGGATTTACATGAGGGCCTGACGCGCCAGGGCGACCGGCTCGATGAAAAGCTGGCGCAAACCTCGGAACGCCTGCGCGCCACGGTGGATGAGCGCCTGGAGCAAATCAGCGGCAAAGTCAGCGAGCGTCTCGACGAAGGTTTCAAGAAAACCAATGAAACCTTTGCCAATGTGATGGCACGGCTCGCCACCATAGATGAAGCGCAGAAGAAAATCGACGGGCTCACCAGCAATGTGGTCAGCCTGCAGGAGCTTTTGGGTGACAAGCGTTCGCGCGGCGCCTTTGGCGAAGTGCAGCTTGAAGCCTTGGTGCGCAACATCCTGCCGCCTTCCGCGTATGCGATGCAGCACACCCTTTCCAACGGCAGCCGCGTCGATTGCATCCTGCGCCTGCCCGAGCCCACCGGCCCGGTGGCGGTGGATTCCAAGTTCCCGCTTGAAAACTACCATCGCATGTTCGCCGCGGGTGTCAACGAAATCGAACGCGCCCAAGCGCAGCGGCAATTCAAGGCCGACGTGAAAAAGCACGTCGACGACATCAGCAACAAATACATCGTTCCCAATGAAACGTCCGATGGCGCGGTGATGTTTGTCCCGGCGGAAGCGGTGTTTGCCGAAATCCACGGCTATCACGCCGATATCGTCGACTACGCGATGCAAAAGCGCGTGTGGATCGTCTCACCCACGACCCTGATGGCGGTGCTCAATACCGCGCGCGCCGTGTTGAGGGACGTGGAAATGCGCAAGCACATGAATGTCATAAAGGAAGCGCTCATCAAATTGAGCATTGATTTCGAGCGCTTCGATCAGCGCATGAAAAACCTTGCCATTCACATCCGTCAGGCGCATGAGGATGCCCAGGAAGTGCATACTTCAAGCAGGAAGATCAGCGACCGTTTCAGGAGGATAGAAGGCGTGGACTTGGAGCAAAACGAACCGGCCGAACTTTTGGATGTGAAACGCAGCGGCGGGGAATCGGGCTAA
- a CDS encoding DoxX family protein codes for MNQIFALLDKLLGIANTVGEFLPQLGLRLLLAYEFWESGAEKFRGENWFADIQDKFPFPFNLVPVDVSWQLSTWSELLGSVALIIGLGTRFFSVSLVILTLVAWASVHAGHGYNVCQNGFKLPLIYLIMFLPLVFSGPGKLSVDHWLWNKFGKTA; via the coding sequence ATGAACCAGATCTTTGCGTTGCTCGACAAATTGCTCGGTATCGCAAACACAGTCGGCGAATTCCTGCCGCAGCTGGGGTTGCGCTTGCTGCTGGCTTATGAATTCTGGGAATCCGGAGCGGAGAAATTCAGGGGCGAGAATTGGTTTGCCGACATTCAGGACAAGTTCCCTTTTCCTTTTAACCTGGTGCCGGTGGATGTGAGTTGGCAGCTTTCCACATGGTCCGAGCTCCTCGGCTCTGTAGCCCTGATAATCGGGCTGGGCACCCGCTTTTTCAGCGTGTCGCTGGTGATACTCACGCTGGTAGCCTGGGCCAGCGTGCACGCGGGCCATGGCTATAACGTGTGCCAGAACGGCTTCAAGCTTCCGCTGATTTATCTCATCATGTTCCTGCCGCTGGTGTTCAGCGGGCCCGGGAAACTCAGCGTGGATCACTGGTTGTGGAACAAGTTTGGAAAAACTGCCTAA
- a CDS encoding M90 family metallopeptidase, translated as MWGFKTRNRRANSAAWDEALWQSVISRFAFLSMLNADERERLRELARLFLKTKQISGAAGLELDHEMRLVIAVQACLPVLNLGLDYYEGWVEVIVYPGDFVPEREYIDENGVVHRTREPMQGEAWLQGPVILSWEAAEYGRGEGVNVVIHEFAHKLDMLNGEPNGFPPLHQEMSREEWAKAFSAAYDDFCAQVDSGEDTAIDPYAAENPAEFFAVLSEVFFETPTLLKRSYPQVYRQLAAFYRQDPAARAASTQ; from the coding sequence ATGTGGGGATTCAAGACCCGGAATCGGCGCGCGAATTCCGCCGCGTGGGACGAGGCGTTGTGGCAAAGCGTGATTTCACGTTTTGCTTTCCTGAGCATGCTCAATGCCGATGAGCGCGAACGTCTGCGCGAGTTGGCGCGGCTTTTTCTTAAAACCAAGCAAATCAGCGGCGCGGCAGGGCTCGAGCTTGACCATGAAATGCGCCTGGTCATTGCTGTCCAGGCCTGCCTGCCGGTGCTTAATCTCGGCCTCGATTACTATGAAGGCTGGGTCGAAGTCATCGTTTACCCCGGTGATTTCGTGCCCGAACGCGAATATATTGATGAAAACGGCGTGGTGCATCGGACACGCGAGCCGATGCAGGGTGAAGCGTGGCTGCAAGGCCCGGTGATTTTGTCCTGGGAAGCGGCGGAATACGGCCGCGGGGAAGGCGTCAACGTGGTGATACACGAATTTGCGCACAAGCTCGACATGCTAAATGGCGAGCCCAACGGTTTTCCGCCTTTGCACCAGGAAATGAGCCGCGAGGAATGGGCTAAAGCGTTTTCGGCGGCCTACGATGATTTCTGTGCGCAAGTGGATTCGGGTGAGGATACGGCCATAGATCCCTATGCGGCGGAAAACCCCGCGGAATTCTTTGCCGTCCTGAGCGAAGTCTTTTTTGAAACCCCGACGCTGCTCAAGCGATCTTATCCGCAAGTGTACCGACAGCTTGCTGCGTTTTACCGACAGGATCCGGCGGCGCGCGCCGCCTCGACCCAATGA